GATGAGAAATTGGTCACAGAGTTTAAGTGAAGACTTGAGAACCTGTGAAGATAAGGACAAATACAAACATGGAGAATGGTAAAAACAgatctgaatgtttttgttaaagGCACAGTGGTGTTAAAACAAACCTCTTTAATTTATCAAATATTTCCTGGGAATTTTCCAAAAAGGCCAATGCATATTGGTGCTAAATAGAGAAAACCAGAGACAAATTTGTATTTCTGGGGATTctttaaacaacaaatatttttcatGACATAATGGAAAGACTTACAATTCAAATTgggtttgtttttatcattgtgtgatcattttaatgttgacattttatttttttgaatgtgATTGTTGATTATTTTATGATATTTGGAGTATGGGACATTTAcaattttcattgttttgggTGTTTTAAAGCATTGTTTCAGGCTAGATAAAACCTTCTTgttgaaaactaaaacatgTCTGGAActgaaatttttttttattaggatTGTAAAGTGATAAGGACTGATTTGAAGTTAATAATAAACTTCATACCTTTTTTGACTCAATCCGTCCAGCAGCCTCTTGTAGTCGTTTATCTCAGTCTGCATTTTTGTCTTGACATATTGCAGGGCCTCATAGTCTGCAGCCTGCTGAGCTGTTCCCTGCAAAACTGAGTCAAATTCTCTGCCCAAATAGtctgctctctgctgcaggaCCTCCAGCTGTAGAACGAAGGACTCTGTCTGCTCCAGACCAGAAGCCTCCAACACTGCATTctacagatagacagacagacaggacatCTATAATACTCACTGTTATGGGGTGTGGAAGGTGATCCTTCCTTAGCAGGTTGGAAGGGGTATACCATGCAATAAACAACTACAACAGTAAGTAGCTAGGTGTTCACTAAAACTGATTAGCTCTTTTCAGTTTTCTTCCACTGACTGTCAAGCTTACATTGTTAAAATATAATGGAGGGCAGAACAACAAGGTTTTACTCGCTATGATGAGCAAGTTCCAAAGAAGAGTATCAGATATAAGGAGTAATAGGGCGATATTGGACGTTTGAAATTGTGGCGAACAATGCAGAAACTTTGTTGTactgtttggttttgttgaTACTAACACACCTGCTTGCTTCCTGTTCTACCATATACGTGACTGAGTCTGATGACTGATAAACACTACCAACTGGACCAACTGGTATTCTGAAGTACTTAACTGACTGggttataaattaaatgtaagtGTCCATGCGCTGTGAGCAGGGTTTGAACCTGCGCGGGAAACCCCATTGGATTTCGAGTCCaacgccttaaccactcggccatcacAGCTACTGGAGTCTAGATTTGTTCTCTAAATTTAGATTAACTTTATCAGACACAGGTGCAGGGCAAAGAGTGTAAAGGTGAATGTGGTGATACTGTTAGATTTCATTGCTACTAACCCCCTACTTCTACTACTCTACTACCCTACTCTCTTCCTGTTCTGTCACACAAGCAACTCAGTCTGATTACTGATAAACCCTAGGTCAGGACCAAACAAGGTAACTGGTATCCTGAAGCAATCTCAAGTACTTTCCTGATTCTCAAATTTTTTGACTGGGTCATTATAACTATATACTATATAATTATAAGTCCaacgccttaaccactcggctaTCACAGCTCTGGGCTATGTTGCGTCCAAAGAAACTACTTTGTTAAATCCAGAAAACCCTTAATTGAGGCTCAGGTTTGAAGGTCCCTGGCAACTCTATTATATTAAGAATTGAGGCTGAGGATAGCTGTTCCAAGCTCATGATATGTCATTCCAACAAACCAATGTTCAAGTTTCTAGGGGGAGGCCCTATTGGATTTCAAGTCCAGAGTATAAACACTCTGCCATCACAGCTGGGGGAGTTCAGATTTGTGAGCTAAAATCAAATTGACTTTTCAGACACAGGTGATTGAAAGGAGATGTTGCAGAAATTAATCTGGTGATACCTGTTTCATACTAACACACCTGTTTGCTTCCTGTTCCGTCACACAAGAAACTCTGTCTGATCACTGATAAACCCTGGGTCAAGACCAGATTGTGTAAATGGTATCTTGAAGCAATTTGAAGTATTTTCCTGATTCTCAAATTTTCTGACTGGGTCATTATAATTTAATTAAAGTGTCCATGCGCTGTGAGCAGGATTTGAACCTGCGCGGGGAAACCCCATTGGATTTCAAGTCCaacgccttaaccactcggccatcacAGCTGGTGTAGGCTGAAACAGTACGCCAAATTCAAATGATCTATTTTAGACAGGTGATTGAAAGGAGATGTTGCAGAAATTAAGATATTGAGATATTGTTGATACTAAAACACCTGCTTACCTACTGTTCGGCCTTACAAGCAACTCAGTCTGATGACTGATAAACCCTAGGTCAGGACCAACTTTATGAAGCAATGTTGAGACGCCAGTCAAGTTTTTCCTGACTGGCTTATCATATCATAACTTTATTTTTAGTGACATGCGCTGTGAGCAGGGTTTAAACCTGCGCGGAGAAACCCCATTGAATTTCGAGTCCAACaacttaaccactcggccattaCAGCTGGATGAGTCTAGGTTCGTGCTCTAAATTCAAATCAACTTCAGTTTTTTCAAGTCCactcagctttttgtttttcaagtaTTTCACTTCAGCCCCTACCCCATCTAGTTGCTAACCTACGATTGGATAATCACTCCTACCAGATCCTGAAGTTGGCTTAGTTCCTCTTCCAGACTTGTTGCTGTTCTTCTCAGGTCCTCTAGTTCTGATTGGTCTACCTCTGACCCTGCTATCGAGTCACAGGCCGACATGGACACCTGAAAACAACACGTCATGAAATGCACTACAATGCTCACAAAACTATTTTAAGAACATTAAAATAGTTCATTTTCACTTATGTGTGGCTTGCTTtcgaaataaaaacatgcagtaaatgtttttatacctGAGTGTTGAACCAGCACTCGTTCTGGTTCTTGTTCAGCAGTGTCACACACTCTCTCAGGTCTTCCAGCTGCGGGATCAGGTCTGATGACCCGGTGGTCTGCATCTTCACTGCAACCCCTGACACCTGGGTTGGGCAACCCTGCATGTCCTGAACATGTATACAGGAAACATCAAGTCAGAGGAGGTCTTCTGTTTTGAACAATTCAGGTAAGTTTATATTGTTTCACCTGTTGATGTTGAatctgcagctccatcagttGTTGTAATTGATTGTTTAGAAGACTCTGCAGCTCTGGCAGTTTGTGGACATTAAGCTCATCCCCCAGCAGCCTCAGGTCACTAAGCTCCGCCTCCAGACGAACACGACGCTCTCGCTCCTTTTCATACCTGTGTACACAGCAAAGCATGATGGGATATGTCTACATTTGCTTtttatgtgttaaatgttttgtgtAAATACCTTGCACTGAGGTCCAAGGAGGTGAGCTCTGCACTGAGCAGCTGCAGCTTCACCTGAGCCTGAGCCGAGAGACATTCACTAATCTAAGGGTGAgagaaaaagttaaaacaacatCTTATTGGGTGATTGTGCATAATGAGTTATGACTTTTTGGTTGTCGGCCCTGACTTAGGACGTGAATTTAAACTTTTTA
This Labrus bergylta chromosome 16, fLabBer1.1, whole genome shotgun sequence DNA region includes the following protein-coding sequences:
- the LOC110002440 gene encoding keratin, type I cytoskeletal 18 produces the protein MSPWQVLRAGRASWAALGYRVHHGPGVLVHYSTTPATARDSSRSFCLSREKVALQDLNRRLASYLQQVQCLEAVNQKLERQIQEELDKKGPGELRELDTHLRTVYLLQHQISECLSAQAQVKLQLLSAELTSLDLSARYEKERERRVRLEAELSDLRLLGDELNVHKLPELQSLLNNQLQQLMELQIQHQQDMQGCPTQVSGVAVKMQTTGSSDLIPQLEDLRECVTLLNKNQNECWFNTQVSMSACDSIAGSEVDQSELEDLRRTATSLEEELSQLQDLNAVLEASGLEQTESFVLQLEVLQQRADYLGREFDSVLQGTAQQAADYEALQYVKTKMQTEINDYKRLLDGLSQKRYEVYY